In one window of Macadamia integrifolia cultivar HAES 741 chromosome 2, SCU_Mint_v3, whole genome shotgun sequence DNA:
- the LOC122061460 gene encoding U3 small nucleolar RNA-associated protein 18 homolog, with the protein MSLISQNALPKKSVDKVEKQESKEPVFLEGNEETEVTKEPNSDGFKNKKRKKEKNEDEKQLEIVQEKEMKRLENFLFGSLYSPVVYGKEDEEEVRDFTDGGPALFFTDRSADEVVSAYEKEVEFQKESNDEVEAMERKPAWVDEEEEKTTVDIVKVNRLRKLRKTDDERLISGSDYVSRLRAQHAKLNPGTEWAQLVPRSGNYDPSDDESDEENGVMIAQGYKNIEADDDILRSNEDLVVKNGAKLLPGLLEYSRLVNANAMDPSSGPINSVQFHRNAQLLLAAGLDRRLRFFQIDGKRNTKIQSIFLEDCPIRRAVFLPDGSQVIAGGRRKFFYSVDLVKASVDKIGPLTGREEKSLEVFEVSPDSSTIAFLGNEGYIVLVSTKTKELIGTLKMNGTARALAFADDGRQLLSFGGDGHVYHWDLRRRTCIHKGVDEGCVYGSALCTSPNGSLFAAGSESGIVNIYNREDFLGNKRKPIKTVENLTTAVDYLKFNNDAQILAICSTMQKNSLKLIHVPSFTVFSNWPPPNKTLHYPRCLDFSPGGGFMAMGNAAGKVFLYKLHHYQHA; encoded by the coding sequence ATGAGTTTAATTTCTCAAAATGCACTTCCAAAAAAAAGTGTTGATAAGGTTGAAAAGCAGGAGTCCAAAGAGCCTGTATTtttggaagggaatgaagaaactGAAGTTACAAAAGAACCCAACTCTGATGGCTTcaagaataaaaagagaaagaaagagaaaaatgaagatgagaagcaGTTAGAGATTGTGCAGGAAAAGGAAATGAAGAGGCTGGAGAACTTCTTGTTCGGGTCTCTATACTCTCCAGTTGTATATGGAaaggaagatgaggaagaagtgaGAGATTTTACTGATGGGGGTCCTGCTTTGTTCTTTACAGATCGATCTGCAGATGAGGTAGTATCAGCTTATGAGAAGGAGGTGGAATTTCAGAAGGAGAGCAATGATGAAGTAGAAGCAATGGAGAGGAAACCTGCATGGGTGGATGAAGAGGAGGAAAAGACAACTGTAGATATCGTGAAAGTTAACAGACTGAGGAAATTGAGGAAGACAGATGATGAGCGTTTGATTTCTGGTTCAGATTATGTGTCAAGGTTGAGGGCTCAGCATGCCAAGCTGAACCCAGGGACAGAGTGGGCCCAACTTGTCCCACGATCAGGTAATTATGATCCTTCTGATGATGAATCAGATGAAGAAAATGGTGTCATGATAGCCCAGGGTTACAAGAATATTGAAGCCGATGATGATATCCTTCGGTCAAATGAAGACCTTGTTGTGAAGAATGGTGCAAAGTTGTTACCTGGATTACTGGAGTACTCGAGATTGGTAAATGCAAATGCCATGGATCCCTCCAGTGGCCCCATTAATTCAGTTCAATTCCACAGAAATGCTCAGTTGTTACTTGCTGCTGGATTAGATCGAAGGCTAAGATTTTTCCAGATTGATGGGAAACGGAACACTAAGATACAAAGCATCTTCCTCGAGGATTGTCCCATTCGCAGAGCTGTTTTCTTACCTGATGGGTCCCAGGTTATTGCTGGGGGAAGGCGTAAGTTCTTTTACAGTGTTGATTTGGTGAAAGCAAGTGTTGATAAGATAGGACCTTTAACAGGCAGGGAGGAGAAAAGCTTGGAAGTTTTTGAGGTATCCCCTGATTCTAGTACTATTGCTTTTTTGGGTAATGAAGGTTATATTGTCTTGGTTTCAACGAAAACAAAAGAGCTGATTGGCACGCTGAAGATGAATGGAACTGCTCGAGCTTTGGCTTTTGCTGATGATGGAAGGCAACTGTTGAGTTTTGGTGGGGATGGGCATGTCTACCACTGGGACTTGCGAAGGAGGACATGCATTCATAAAGGTGTCGACGAAGGTTGTGTCTATGGTTCAGCTCTTTGTACCTCTCCAAATGGAAGTCTTTTTGCAGCAGGTTCAGAAAGTGGGATTGTCAATATTTACAACAGAGAAGATTTCTTagggaacaaaagaaaaccaatcaAGACTGTTGAGAATTTAACTACTGCGGTGGATTATTTAAAATTCAATAATGATGCTCAGATATTGGCTATTTGCTCAACTATGCAGAAGAATAGCTTAAAGCTAATTCACGTTCCATCTTTCACTGTATTTTCCAACTGGCCCCCACCGAATAAGACTCTGCATTATCCTAGATGTTTAGATTTCAGTCCTGGTGGAGGTTTCATGGCCATGGGAAACGCTGCAGGGAAAGTTTTCTTGTACAAGTTGCATCATTACCAACATGCATAG